TGTAACTAGAGCTTTAGAAAAACTAGGGGGTGTACCAGAATTACGCATGGGTATTAGAAAAGATGGTCCAGTAGTAACAGACCAAGGCAATTTAGTTTTAGATGTAAAATTTACAAAAATTGAAGATGCAGCTCAATTAGAGCAGAAAATTAATAATATTCCTGGAGTCTTGGAAAATGGGTTGTTCGTCGGTTTAGCCGATATTATCCTGGTGGGAGAAATCAAAGACGGCAAACCAACGGTACGAGAATTCTAGAGTTTTTTGTGGGAAAATAGGGAAAGTGTTTAATAGAGCTTTCCCTTTTTTTGCTTTTTGTTCTAAACTTTACGAGAATAATACTCAACTACTAGAAGTTCATTAATTTGTAGGGGTACCCACTCTCTGTCAACCCTACCATTAACTTTACCAATTAGAGTATTTTTATCAAACTCTAGATGACTGGGTAAGTTAGCTAAACCAGGGTATTGCATATTAGCTTCTACTAATTTGCGTGAGCTATCGGAGTTTTTAACACCAATCACCTCTCCGGGACGACATTGATAACTGGGTATATCTACGATTTTCCCATTGATAGTAATATGACCGTGGGAAATCAACTGACGTGCCCCTGGGATAGTTCCTGCCATACCCAAGCGAAACACGGTGTTATCTAGACGCATTTCAAGTAATTCTAGTAAAGCTTCACCCGTGGAACCGGTGGCGCGACGAGCTCGGCGCACGTAACGTACGAGTTGCCTTTCGCTAATTCCATAATTAAAGCGGAGTTTTTGCTTCTCCTCTAGACGAATAGCGTATTCTGAGCGTTTTTTCCTAGCTTGACCGTGTTGACCAGGGGGATATTGATGACGAGGCTTTTTGCGACTTAATCCCGGTAATTCTCCGAGACGACGGATAATTCGCAAGCGCGGACCTCTGTATCTGGACATTCATTAATCTCCTGTGTAAGTTTATAAATAGACCCAAAACTATCATTATACTATCTTTCGGAGGAAATTAGATATTTTTCTGAGTGATGTATCTAACCATACACTAAGTTTTTTCAAAGAGAAATTAACCAACTATACTTAAGTGTAAAATTAAAACTAAGCCCTATGAAGATTAATCATTTAGCTATTTCACTTTCTCTACTCGCTGCGTTCTTAAGCGTGGGAGTAAGAAGCGGTTACTCTCAAACCCAGGAAAATCAACTAACACAATTACCATCTCAAATCACCGATCAGATAATTGACATTGATGGCTCTAGTACCGTCTATCCGGTTACAGAGGCAGTAAAAAACGAATTTATGCAAGTAGAGCCAGATTTTAAAGTTAATGTTTCTTTCTCAGGTACAGGGGGAGGCTTTCAGAAATTCTGCGCCGCCCAAACCGATATTAACGGTGCTTCTCGTCCTATTACTCTACAAGAAATGGAAGCCTGTCGTAACAATGGGGTGGGATACATCGAAATACCCGTCGCTTTCGACGCTTTAACGGTGGTAGTTAACCCCCAAAATACTTGGGCCCAAGATATTACTGTAGAAGAACTCAAGAAAATGTGGGAACCTGCAGCTCAAGGTAAGATTAGCCAATGGCAACAGGTTCGTTCTGGTTGGGAGAATCAACCCTTAAAACTTTATGGTGCGGGTACAGATTCCGGTACCTATGATTATTTCGCTGAGGCGATCGTTGGTGGAGATTCTCTTCGTAGCGATTTTACCGGTAGTGAGGATGATACTATCTTAGTGCAGGGAGTTGCTGGTGATCCCAACGCTTTAGGTTTCTTCGGTTTTGCTTACTTTAATCAGAACCAAGATAAACTTAGAGCGTTATCAGTCAATGGTGTGATGCCTTCAAGAGAGACTGTAGAAGATGCGAGTTACCAACCCTTGTCTCGTCCTTTGTTTATCTATGTTAACGTTCAATCTGCACAAAACAATCCTAATTTGCGCAGATTTGTCGATTTTTATATGCAAAATGGACTCAGAATTGTAGAAGAGATTGGTTTTATTCCCTTACCAGAAGAAGCTTATCATGTTGGTTTAGTACGTTTTCATAATGGTAATGTAGGAACAGTTTTTGATGGTGTTCCTCAACCAGGTTTAACTATTCAAGAAGTATTACAGAAAGATCCGATTTATTCCCCCGATCAAGAGGCTGTAAATTTTCTGAACTAAATCTGAGTATTGTTTGACTGTTCTACTGGCTTCATTCTGGCAGTTGCGATCGCCTCTGAGCCAATTTTACCTAACTGGCTCAGATAATCTGCAAGTCGTGCTGCTACTTGTTGACTACGCCACGATCAACGATCGCCTTGCGATACCATTGCTCGGTTATAGGAATAAAACAAGCGGTCACACTCTTACATCAAAAGTCCCACCACCTAGGTCATATACCAGTAGGGTTTGATTTCTGTCTCTATCCAAACCGTAAGCGATCGCCGCCGCTGTCGGTTCGGGAATCAATCGTAGTACGTTAAGTCCTGCTTTCTCTCCTGCTAGCTTGGTATCTTCTTTTTGGGCTTCGGTGAAGTAGGCGGGAACGGTAATCACGACATCTTTAATCTCTTTTTGCAAATACTCTTGAGCTGCTATGGCAATTTTTTGCAGTACTATGGTGCCAATATCTATCGGAGATAGGGATTGACCCATAATTTCATAGGTTTTGGTGCGATCGCCCATGAATCTTTTAGCTGAAGCTACGGTGTTTTCTGGATCGATCAGTAGCTTTCTTTTTGCGGCTTGTCCCACTAAAGCGGTGCTATCAGCACGAAAAGAAACAACGGAAGGCATAGTAGTTCGCCCTTCTACTAAAATAGTTTCGGCAACTCCTCCGCCCCGATAAATAGAGACTACCGAGTTAGTAGTGCCTAAATCAATACCGATAGGATATGACATAGTTTTCTCTTGTGTTTTTAAGCCTAAATTTCAGATCAGGGGTTGAATAATTTTCTGTCCAGCGAGCTCGATTGTCACTAATCGTATTTCATTCGTGACAATAAATTCTAATCGTTGTGGAAACCCATCAGCGTAGGAGAGGATCTGATTGCCTTGAGCATCGGTTATTTGTAAGTAACCTGGGAGGGTAATGCCAAAGTCTACTTCATCCCATATTTCCCATATGTCTGTAATAAATAAGACTATGTTCCACTTTGCCTGAGCAAACTCTAATAAGAAATAGTCGAAGGCGGGCAAGCGAAATTTTTGAAGGTCAGTCATTTCTAATTGGTTGGGGTCATAACCCATATCCAAGGATTCAGTGGTTGAGGCTAGAGAATTAGCAGTTGTACTTGTCATTTTTATCCCAAAGGACTGTGAAACTTCGTTCTGTAACCACGTAAAATCGCGAGCAATCAATTTCATAAACAAGTCTCTTGATTTGCGGCTAATCGAGGGAAATTCGCGTCGCAAGCGGAAAGGTAATTCTCGCTCCCACCAGATTTTGGGATTGGCTGTTCGGCTTAATTCAAAGGAAAGAGTATCAAGCAGATCGGTTTTTGAACTGATAATTTTCTCTTTTAATAGCTGATAGCATTGTTGGCATCGCTTATCGAGTTCGCTGCGAATTTCCAGCCAGCGATTTTCTGCTTTTTGGACTTCTGCTCGTACTTGCTGCAAAGCTTTATCCCTTTCTACTGGGTTCATTCTGGCAGTTGCGATCGCCTCTTCTCCAATTTTGCCTATCTGGCTCAGATAATCTGCAAGTTGTCCCGCTACTTGTTGACTGCGCCACGCTCGACGATCACCCTGTGAGACCATTGCGGTGATTTGAGTTCGTAGGGTATCGAGTACTACTTCTTCTGTAGTATTATCTACTGGATGTAATGGTAGTATAGTTATCTTATCAGAGATTTTAAGCACCCGTTCACGAATATGTGCAAGCAATCTGGCTCGATTTTCCAGGGTAAACGTGTCAAGATAAGAGACAACAATCAGAATCCGATCAATGTGTCGAGCGATCATCTCCTGTTTAATAAAAGTCTCTTCTACCATACCGAAAGGACTCATAGCACTGACAACCAGTATTGCCGCATCACATCGACTGAGCAGATCAAAAACAAGGGAAGTATGATGCTCATAGAGGTTTCCGATTCCTGGAGTGTCGATTAAGTTAATATCTAGCGATCGCAACCAAGGGTTATCTATAGTTAGCTCCACACGTACCACTTTCTCACCTGTTTCTAGTAGATCGTTCCATGAAGATTCTTGCAGCGATCGCACTTCGCTCTGCTCTTGGGAAAAACGCACTTTCATGCTTTCTTCTACTCCTGCAGTAATGGAAGTAATGATTGCCGTAGTCGACAACTTACCAACAGGGACGAGAGAACGACCTAACAGACGGTTAATCAGAGTACTTTTGCCACGGTTAAATTCACCTACCATAGCAAGCTGAAAACTCGGTAGATAGGAATGAGTTTCCAGAGCTTGCAGTGTGGCAACCATATTCTCTAGTTTAGATGATTCCACCAGCTTAAAAGATTGACGTAGCCAAGGACCAATACGCTCAGTGAGGTCGGTGGGCTGTTGATAGGGGGTTTCAACCCTCAAACTTGTCTTTACATCAGAACGCAGCCATTTCTGAGATTCTGGGATTAAAACATGTTTCAATTGTCCCAAGCTTACCGAATATTGCTATATAGATTCTTTGAAGACGCGATCGCTCCCTGACTCAACAACTACAGTTATTAGCTTTGCTGTTGGATCATTTTTCGTTCGGCTTCTATCTGCTGTTCGATATTGTTTCGTTCAGATTCCAAGTTATCGACAAATCCTTGTGTGAATTCTGAAGCATCCATGAGTTGATAGGTATTGATATCACTCATTTCTTCAGCGGCCATATGTTCGTATTTTTGTGCTTCTAATTGGCAGAGATTAGCTTGACTTTGTGCGTGCATACTTATGGTTAAGTCCGCCATCGACGCAACATCGTCTATTCCCCTAGTATTGTACGTATACTCATTACCCGTAGCGTGGGCGGTTTGTTCTAAACGGTGTTCAAAATTAGATCTGTCTTCAATCTCATGATAATTACTTGAAGCGCTATCGGCAAGATTTTGACTAATCTGGGCTTGGCTACGCCAATATTGAGCCATCCGTTGATAGTCGGCAACATTTTCTTGAGCTATGTCAATGGCCTCCTGTTGAAGTTGCTCTGGACTTTGTGCTCCCAATGTCAACTGATTTGAAATATCATCTCCTGTCATTGACTCGTAGATACCAATTTGAGCTATTACCGCGCAAGAGTTTTGACCATCTTGTTTTTGCCAGCAATCTGCGTCTGCGATCGGATCTCCTATACGATCAAATTGGGAGTAATCCTCCTCTCCTGAAGACGGCATATCGTTATTAGTTGGGTAGTCATCGCCCTCATCCCATTCTTCCTGAGTCACCAGGACTGAATGAGGATGAGATTATGACTGCTGTAACATTGCCTGCACTAAGAAAATGCGATCTGGCGATTATGGTAGTCTCTGCGACCTCACCCTTTGGTATGTTTGAAGCTGATTTTTTCATAAATAATATTCTAGCTAATGGGATTCTACGAGTCTTTTTTCTGGTCAATCTAATCGATCTTCTCAAGTGTGAAAAAGACATTGAAAGAGTCATTTATCATGTCAAAATCCCAGAATAAATTGGCTGAATTTCAGGGAAAAAGAGAAGCTGTTATAGAAATACTATTAAATGAATACATCAAATATTAACCGATGTACAGAAAATAAGGGAAAATGTTCAAAGACTCTCTGACCAATTTAATGAGTGAGATAATAGACATTATGACAACCTATCGTTTAAATTAAGTTATATAAATGTTGTTTGTCAACCAAAAGATAAGTGGAGTTTAAAATGTTTGGGCAAAGACTCAGACTTGCCCGGAAGAAAGCGAGGCTTTCCCTGCGCGCTCTATCTGAGCGAATGTCTCCTACCGTTACCCCTGAAGCGATTAGTAAATACGAAGCAGATGAGATGATACCCAGTTCGGCAGTTTTGGTTGGACTTGGTAGAGCTCTCGAAGTATCATTAGATTTTTTGATGAGTGGGCAAGTTTTGGAAATTATAGCAATCGAATTTCGCAAACAATCAAAAACCTCAGCAGGAGAAAAGAAAATGTCTCAAGAAACATTGAACGAATTAATGCGTTTTTCAGAAGAATTAACCCCAGAGGAAAAACTTAAATTAATCAGTCATTTATCAGAAACACTATCAAGACGATACGAGTTCACCTCTAAACCTCGTCGGAGTTGGCGAGAGGTCAGAGGAATCTTAAATGACTCTTCTTGTTGTGAAGATGCTCAGGAATGGGTAACTCGTACTCGCTCTGAAGCCACCGAACATCGAGAGAAAGTTATTAGAGGTGAGTCTTGAAGCTGGTTGATAGTTTACAAGGAATATCTCGCTTGTTTCTAGACACTGCTCCAGTCATCTATTATGTAGAACGCCATCGCATTTATTTTCCCCTTGTCGATCCGATTTTTGACTTAATTATTGATGGTGCTATTGAAGCGGTTACTTCACCGATTACCTTAGCCGAATGTTTGGTCATACCCTATCGCCAAAATAGCGTAGACATTGAACAGAAATTTATCGATGTGATTTTAGGAGGTGAAAATACATCCTGTTTCTTAATCGATGAAGATGTCGGTCAACAAGCCGCCAAAATCCGAGCTAACCATAATCTAGCCTTACCTGATGCTTTTCAAATCGCCATAGCGATTCAATCAGGATGTGATGCCATACTGACTAACGATCAAGAGCTAAAACGGGTTACTGAATTGTCAATATTGGTGTTAAGCGAATTAGAACTATAAAGTTTGATGAATCAGATTACCAAGTTACCTGCTTTTAACCCGGCTTCAGCGTATGAGATACCACCTCAAATCACCGCGGGCTATGCTGTCACCCCAACACATAGGGGGAAGGTCTTACACCTTCACGATAATCAAGTTGTCAAGGTTCGGTTATCACTACCTGCTAAGTTCGGTTATGCGTAATGAAGATTTGTAACAATCTCCAAACTTACTCCTTTCTTTTGCTATCTCTTAATATCAAATAGAAGAAAAAATGCTA
Above is a genomic segment from Gloeocapsa sp. PCC 73106 containing:
- a CDS encoding PIN domain-containing protein, whose amino-acid sequence is MKLVDSLQGISRLFLDTAPVIYYVERHRIYFPLVDPIFDLIIDGAIEAVTSPITLAECLVIPYRQNSVDIEQKFIDVILGGENTSCFLIDEDVGQQAAKIRANHNLALPDAFQIAIAIQSGCDAILTNDQELKRVTELSILVLSELEL
- a CDS encoding dynamin family protein, which encodes MKHVLIPESQKWLRSDVKTSLRVETPYQQPTDLTERIGPWLRQSFKLVESSKLENMVATLQALETHSYLPSFQLAMVGEFNRGKSTLINRLLGRSLVPVGKLSTTAIITSITAGVEESMKVRFSQEQSEVRSLQESSWNDLLETGEKVVRVELTIDNPWLRSLDINLIDTPGIGNLYEHHTSLVFDLLSRCDAAILVVSAMSPFGMVEETFIKQEMIARHIDRILIVVSYLDTFTLENRARLLAHIRERVLKISDKITILPLHPVDNTTEEVVLDTLRTQITAMVSQGDRRAWRSQQVAGQLADYLSQIGKIGEEAIATARMNPVERDKALQQVRAEVQKAENRWLEIRSELDKRCQQCYQLLKEKIISSKTDLLDTLSFELSRTANPKIWWERELPFRLRREFPSISRKSRDLFMKLIARDFTWLQNEVSQSFGIKMTSTTANSLASTTESLDMGYDPNQLEMTDLQKFRLPAFDYFLLEFAQAKWNIVLFITDIWEIWDEVDFGITLPGYLQITDAQGNQILSYADGFPQRLEFIVTNEIRLVTIELAGQKIIQPLI
- a CDS encoding PstS family phosphate ABC transporter substrate-binding protein, which translates into the protein MKINHLAISLSLLAAFLSVGVRSGYSQTQENQLTQLPSQITDQIIDIDGSSTVYPVTEAVKNEFMQVEPDFKVNVSFSGTGGGFQKFCAAQTDINGASRPITLQEMEACRNNGVGYIEIPVAFDALTVVVNPQNTWAQDITVEELKKMWEPAAQGKISQWQQVRSGWENQPLKLYGAGTDSGTYDYFAEAIVGGDSLRSDFTGSEDDTILVQGVAGDPNALGFFGFAYFNQNQDKLRALSVNGVMPSRETVEDASYQPLSRPLFIYVNVQSAQNNPNLRRFVDFYMQNGLRIVEEIGFIPLPEEAYHVGLVRFHNGNVGTVFDGVPQPGLTIQEVLQKDPIYSPDQEAVNFLN
- a CDS encoding Hsp70 family protein, whose protein sequence is MSYPIGIDLGTTNSVVSIYRGGGVAETILVEGRTTMPSVVSFRADSTALVGQAAKRKLLIDPENTVASAKRFMGDRTKTYEIMGQSLSPIDIGTIVLQKIAIAAQEYLQKEIKDVVITVPAYFTEAQKEDTKLAGEKAGLNVLRLIPEPTAAAIAYGLDRDRNQTLLVYDLGGGTFDVRV
- a CDS encoding helix-turn-helix domain-containing protein, translated to MFGQRLRLARKKARLSLRALSERMSPTVTPEAISKYEADEMIPSSAVLVGLGRALEVSLDFLMSGQVLEIIAIEFRKQSKTSAGEKKMSQETLNELMRFSEELTPEEKLKLISHLSETLSRRYEFTSKPRRSWREVRGILNDSSCCEDAQEWVTRTRSEATEHREKVIRGES
- the rpsD gene encoding 30S ribosomal protein S4, whose translation is MSRYRGPRLRIIRRLGELPGLSRKKPRHQYPPGQHGQARKKRSEYAIRLEEKQKLRFNYGISERQLVRYVRRARRATGSTGEALLELLEMRLDNTVFRLGMAGTIPGARQLISHGHITINGKIVDIPSYQCRPGEVIGVKNSDSSRKLVEANMQYPGLANLPSHLEFDKNTLIGKVNGRVDREWVPLQINELLVVEYYSRKV